In Chryseobacterium salivictor, the DNA window ACTAATGGTTCACCGGAAGTATTTTTCACCTGTTTCAAAGCTGCGGGAGCATGACAGACGAAAGCTACCGGTTTATCGCTGTTGTAAAAGCTTTCGATCAGTTTTGCCGAATCCGCGCTTTCTGCCAAATCCCAAAGTGGACCGTGACCGCCGGGATAAAATACGGCATCGTAATCTTTTGCAGAGACTTCAGACAGTTTGTGCGTTTTGCTTAATTTTTCCTGCAAATCTTTATCTGCTTTAAATCTGATGGTGGCTTCCGTTTGATTTTCCGGTTTGTCACTGGTAGGATCGATGGGTGGCTGGCCACCATTTGGGGAAGCTAAAATAACGTCAACGCCTTTATCCACCAAATAGTAATAAGGACTTGCGAATTCTTCGATCCAAAATCCGGTTTTCTCACCGGTATTTCCCAACTGATCGTGGGAGGTTAAGACAAATAATATTTTCATAAGTATTTTTTTTAAATGGTTAAATTTATAATAGTCTGTTTTTTGTCGTGCTACACTCACAACTTCTTTTAACGCAAAGAGCGCAAAGTTTTTTTTGACCTTATGCTGTTTCCGATGCTTCTTTTTAAGGACGCAAAGGCGTAAAAATAAGCAAAGGTGTCCAGTCAATTATTGCTTCATATTCAGGCAAAAAATTACATTTTAGTAACTCATTTCGATAATTTTCTGAACATCTGCGGGCGCAAGTAATTTAT includes these proteins:
- a CDS encoding type 1 glutamine amidotransferase domain-containing protein, which encodes MKILFVLTSHDQLGNTGEKTGFWIEEFASPYYYLVDKGVDVILASPNGGQPPIDPTSDKPENQTEATIRFKADKDLQEKLSKTHKLSEVSAKDYDAVFYPGGHGPLWDLAESADSAKLIESFYNSDKPVAFVCHAPAALKQVKNTSGEPLVKGKKVTGFTNSEEALVQLTDVVPFLVEDMLKQNGGIYSKAGDFEAYALEDGLLITGQNPASSEKVAELLLNKLQK